The window CTTTCAGCGGCAACATCAGAGGAATGGGTCCTGGCATTGCCGAGATGGAGATTACGCTTAGGAAGAGCGAGCCGATAGTTACATTCCACATGGACAAAACCGAGCCCGGTGCGTTTAACCTGCCGATATTCAGGATGTTTGCAGATCCGTTCAACACCGCGGGCCTTGTCATAGACCCCAACATGCACATGGGCTTCAGGTTTGAAGTCTGGGACATTAAGGAGCACAAGCGTGTTATCCTTAACACTCCAGAGGAAATTTACGACCTCTTAGCTCTCATCGGCGCCAAGAGCCGCTACGTCATCAAGAGGGTCTACCCGAAAGAGGGCCACAAGATAAGCAAGGACGAACCGGTAGCTGTTATCAGCACGGAGAAGCTCTACGAGATAGCCGGCGAGTACGTCGGCAAGGATGACCCAGTTGCCATTGTCAGGGCCCAGAGCGGACTTCCGGCCCTTGGAGAGGTCCTCGAGCCCTTTGCCTTCCCGCACCTCGTCAGCGGCTGGATGCGCGGAAGCCACAACGGACCGATAATGCCAGTCCCAATGCATCAGGCCAATCCGACTAGGTTTGACGGTCCACCAAGGGTTGTTGCCCTTGGCTGGCAGATAAGCCCAGAAGGAAAGCTCGTCGGCCCGGTTGACCTCTTCGACGACCCGGCCTTTGACTACGCCAGGCAGAAGGCTCTCGAGATAACCGAGTACATACGCAGGCACGGGCCTTTCGAGCCCCACAGGCTGCCGCTCGAAGATATGGAGTATACTACTCTTCCGGGAGTCCTCAAGAAGCTTGAGGAGCGCTTTGAGGACATTGAGTGAGCTTTTCTTCTATTATCTCTTCTAAATTTACTACAAAAACCCCCAGCGAACAGTTTTTATACCCCAAACATTCTACTTTCTTGATAGGGTTGGCGGAAGCCTTAAATATTCCCCATATCAAAACTAACACTCAGAGTGATACAAAGAGGTGAGAGTATGAAGTTCACGGTTCTCAGGCTTAACCTGAGTGAAAATAAAGTGGAGAGCGAGGAGCTGGAAAAAGAAGGAATCTATGGAGTTATCGACTATGGACTCGAGCTCCACGAGAGCCTTAGAACTTATGGGCTCAAGCCATATGACCCAGAAAATGTTGTCGTGATGGGAATGGGACCCTTTGCAGGCTCGACACTTCCCGGATCTCACAGGCTAATGTTCTTCTTCCGTTCACCGCTCTATGGAACACTCTTTCCTTCGGCCATGGGTGGAGCGGCCTACGCCTTCAAGAACGTTGGGGTCGACTTCGTCACCTTCGAAGGCAAAGCAGAGAAGCCCGTTGTGGTACTCCTCTACAACGACGGCAAAAACGTCAAAGTCGAGCTTCACGAGATCGAGATTGATAAGGTCATCGAAATCTGGCGCGGCTACAATGAAGAAGAGGGTGTCTATGCTCTCACCCAGTATCTCATTGACACCTTCGGAGAGAGGTTTCAGGACATGGAGTACAGAATAGCAGTCGTCGGTCCAGCGGCTCTGAACACCAACTACGGCGCTATATTCTCTCAAGCGTTGAGGAACGGTAAGAGACTCGTTGGAAGCGAGGACTGGGCCGCCCGCGGTGGTTCTGGAAGCGTTCTCCTCAGGGCACACAACGTGGTCGGCATAATCTTCGGAGGAAAGCCAAAGAAGAAGGCCTTCCCAGAAGAAGACATCTCCAACTTCAAGACCGCCAAGACCATCGTTGAGGGCGTCCACAAGAAGCCATACAACGAGATTATCGGCGAGAAAACAACGAAGTACCGCTTTAACCCGAAGCTCAACACCGGTGGAACCTTCGGTGGAAACTATCCTGCAGAAGGCGACTTCGTCCCGATACTCAACTGGCAGATGCCGTACATACCAAAAGAGGAGCGCATAAGGATCCATGAAAACATCATGAAGCACTACTGGGAGCCCTTTAACGAGGAAGCCATCAAGCCTAAGAACTGGACGACCTGTGGTGAGCCGTGCCCGGTGGTGTGTAAGAAGCACAGAAGGGGCCACCACGTCGAATACGAGCCCTACGAAGCCAACGGCCCGCTCAGCGGAAGCATAAGCCTGAGAGCAAGCGACATAAGCGTCCACGCCGTTGATGCCATGGGCTTCGACGCGATTGAGTTCGGCGGGACTGCAGCGTGGGTCCTTGAACTGGTTCACCGCGGCCTGCTCAAGCCAGAGGAAGTCGGTCTCAGCGGAAAGCCCGAGTTCACCAAGGAGGCCCTTCTTGAGCGCCCGGTCGAGGCGAGTGAGGTCAATGCCAAGCTCGTGGCCGAGTTAGCGCACCGCGTTGCCTTTGCCGAAAACGAGTTAGCGAGGATAATTGGCTTCGGCAAGAGAAAGGCAAGCAAGATACTTGACGAGAAGTTCAAGGACAGGCTCAAGTACGGTGAGAGCTTCAGGGACTACGCGGTCTTCACACCGCTCGGCGAGGACGGTGAGATGACTCCGACAATGTACTGGGCCATAGGCAACTACATCCCGCTGCCGATTCAGGGAAGATACTGGACGTTCTACCAGTTCGGCGTCTTCCTTGAGCCTGAGGAGCTGGCGAACAAGATAATAGCGAGCGCACTCTGGGAGTTCTGGTACGACAACGTTGGCTGGTGCCGCTTCCACAGGGGATGGATGAAGCCCGTCCTCAAGGCACTCTTCATGGACGCCTACGGAGAGAACGTCAACATGGAGGAGCACGCGAAAAAGCAGATAAAGCGCCTCATTGAGTTCGCAAAGAAGGCCGGATACATTCCAGTATTCTGGGACAGCATGCGCGTCATTGACTTGGTCGCTGCTGGCAGTGAGGAGTTCGGCAACGAGAAGTGGGCGAAAAAGTTTAAGATAGATAAGGTTGGCACGGCGAAGGAATACCTTGAAAAAGTGCTCAATGCGTACAGCGAGATGCTTGGTGTGGAGTGGAGGCTCTGACCTTTCATTTTCATCTATTTGTGAAGAAAGACGATTGTCAGCCTTCTATCCCTGTAAACAGGTTTAAATCCAAAAATGTTGGAAAAACAAAAACGTGGGTGGCTAACTATAACCGAGAAGCCTAAGGATATCGAGCGCTAAAAACGTTGCTATCGGATCCCCCTGCTTGGGATTCTCGTAGGGAGCGTAGGAGAAAAAACCGTAGGGACACTTTCTCCGCTCAAGGGCCTTTACTATCTCTTCTTTGCCTTCAACTTTGGCCCCCATTGAATTTAGAGCCAGCAGCGCGTATCTAGTTATTGGCAGAGACCACCACAAGGCGCCGTTTCTGTTGGATTCAATAAACTTCACTGTCTTTCCATCCCTGTAACCGTACCCAAGCTCGTTGAGGATTAAAACTGAGTAAAGCGTTGTTTCGAGCCTAACAATTTTTATTTTGGATATTTTGCTGCCAAATCCACCATCATCATCCCTCAAGTCCAAAACGAAGGAGGTTACAGTTTCTTTCCATGATTCGTCGATTTCAATGCCCAGTTCCCTACTCGTTACAAGCAGATAGTATACATCCTTGAGGAGATAGTGGTTGTGATAAACAGCGGACAGATTCAGGTTGGTGATGAAGTTCTGCAAGCGGGGCTTTACAATCTTCTTAAGATTCTCATTGGGGACACCTAATACCCGTAAGGCTCTGTACTCTGCCCATATTGCACTCGGTTTGTCTTCGTCTGAAAGCTCTGAGAGCAGGTAGTCCTTGACTTTCTCCTCTCTTGGCACTGTAGAGTTCAGAAGTCCAAGGGTCATCACCGAGAAAGCTGTGTCCAACGGGTTCGGTATTATACTGTACGGAATCTCTATGAAACCTCCCAAGGGACTCTCCAAAGACCGCAAGTAACGCACCGTGTCTGTCCCGACTTCTCCCCCAAGATATGTTATCGCTTCCACTGCCCAGTGGGTAGTGTCGATGTACCCCCTTTTGGCCCCATTCGTATCGGAGTACGAACCATCTGAGCACTTGTATTTGGAAATATCGGCCAATATTTCTCTCCTGAGTGTCTCGTTTTTGATGTTTTCTTCCTTCATAAAGCGCGCAAGAGTGTGAAGATCATAAAAGCCAAGGTTATTTACCTCACGGGATGCATCATCAAACACTGTTCTCGCCAGCTCATGCATTCTGGTGTAATTTGGTATCTCCGCAGGGGAATAGCCGGACATCACGAGAAGCTCCCTGAGCTGAAGAAAGTTCCACACAAAATTTAAGGAGTGCTCCGGCTTCAGGGAGAGCCAGAGGGACATGGAAACGTTCTTCGCAAGGGGGGAGTTCAGTAAAATAAGGCTTTTTGCATGCAAGAAAGTCTCGTTTGACTTCTTCATATCTTCAAGGATGAAGTTTTCAATGGTTTCCCTGCTTCCCAGACTCAAATTAAACTCCTTGAGGAGCGTTAACAGGTAATAGACATCAACAACGGAAAAATAATCCTGCCTGTTGTAGATCTCCCCCTCGTAGTCCTTCAAAAATTCCCGGGTTTTCTGGGGATGCGCAGGGCTCAGGTTCAGTAGAGCCAACGTCAGAACCCCGTGGTACGTCGCGTACAGGGTGGGGAGTATCGTAAAAGACACGTCACCGTCCCAGCCGCCCGTAACCGGATCCTGGGCAAGTTCAAGGCGTCTTACCGTCCAGTTCCCCCAGGAAGGGCTTATCACTCCCTGAGCGGTCGGTTTTTCAGTGTGGGGGACTTTTGTTAAGGCCACAATAGCCGCGACGCTCAATAAAATCAAGAGAGAGGAGAGAATTTTTTTCTCATTGTCTCACCTCAAAACGCAGAGGAGTCTACTGCCACGGATGTACTCGTATCGAGACTTCTAAATACACCCTTTTTGACCTCAAATGTTGCTATAGGCTTAGAGCTTACCCTATAAATCCGCACCTTGAAATAATCATAAACCGTTAGTGTCCCGTCGTATGGATGGGATATTGAGTCGTAATTACTGACACTGTCTTCTCCAAAAGAACCATCTATTGAAACCCATGAACTACCGCCGGACACTTGAATCGATAGTCCCGGTGGAAGCGAGATAGTAACCCCTATGCTCCAACCGTCAGTGTATGTTTCTCCGTAGAACGACAATTTGTTGATCAACTTGATGCTCTTACAGTTGTATTGGTAGGTAATGTAAGGTGGATATTCCATGATTGCTGTACTATAGGCATAGTGATACACGCTAAAGTCTACAGTTTCCACTGGATCGTAATAGTCTATTCTAAATCTAGCAGAGAGTGCTGCACCTACCGATAGTTTTATTTTCTTGTTATCGTTTAGTTTAAGAGTTGTAACCCTGTAATTATAGTCAGATTTAGTTATGACATTTCCATAGTTACTCTCTATTGTCACGTCATTCCATTTGTTCAAAACGCGCTTTACCATCAGTTGATTGACTTTTTCTAATATATCACCCCTACCCACTTCCGAAGTTTGCCCTATAATTATCATTCCGTTGCTCATCTTTCTCAGTGGAACATTCACTCCATCAACCGTAATTTTCTCGTTGGTACTAATCTTTTCTGAAGCCTCTGGCGCTGGATACTGCTCTGCGTATACTGCCCTTCCTAAGGTTCCAACCATCAGCAGTCCAATTAGGACTGCTAGTAATGGCTTCCATCGCAAGTTGCTCACCTCATATAAGTTTCTGCATTACCACTTAAACAACTTGTCTTTATAAGTTTTTCCTTTTACTATAAGTAAATTTTCTTTGTTTTTTTTCGAGTACAAATTTTTTCAGACTCAATTTTTACTCTTAGAATGAACGAAAAGAAAGCAGAGTAAAGGGGTTGCATAGTCATGCAATAGCTAAACCCTTATATTCTCCCTCTTCCTCAGCTTTTCAGGTGAGATAGAATGAGGGCAGTGGTTATAGGCTCCGGAATCGGCGGACTACTAACCGCATCATTCCTGGCTAAAAACGGTTACGAAGTTACCCTTCTTGAAAAAGCACCCTACATCGGGGGGAGATGTACAAACCTAAACTACAAAGGCTTCGGTCTCTCAACCGGAGCGTTCCACATGATACCCCACGGCGAAGATGGTCCTCTGGCCCATCTCCTTAAGCTCCTCGGTGCAGATGTTCAAATCGTGAACTCCAATCCAAAGGGCATGATCTTCTACGAGGGGAGAACCTTCTCCTACCGTGATGGCTGGAAATATCTCAGCCTCACTGAGAAGGCTAAAGCGACAAAGCTCCTGCTTGACATCAAGCGCGGGAAGCTGCCCCATAGAGAAGAAGCCGAGATGAGCGGCCGCGAGTGGATACGCGAGAGGGTTGGTGACAACGAGTTCGTTGACCTCTTCATCAAAAGCTTCCTCGGCTGGGCCGACAGCGTTCTGGACGTTCCAGCGATAGAGCTTGCCAAGGAGATAAAGGCCGCTTTGAGATGGGGCGGGCCTGGCTTAGTCAAGGGCGGCTGTAAGTCAATACCTGAGGCCCTCTCCGCGATAATCCGCATGAACGGCGGAAGGATACTCACAAAGAAGAAGGCGATCGAGGTTGACCACGAGGCCAAGAAAGTAATCACCGCCGATAACGAAGAGCTTACCTACGACGTGCTCATCTCCAACGTCGGGATAAAGGAGACGGTAAGCCTCATCGGAAGGGATGCCTTCGATAAAGACTACCTCAAGCGGGTCGATTCTCTCAAGCCCAGCGAGGGAATAAAGTACAACGTCGCTTTGAAGGGAGAGACCAGGATTGGAAACACTGTCGTCTTCACCCTCGACACAGAGAGGATAAACGGCTACAACGAGCCGAGCTCGATAAATCCAGAGCTCGCTAAAGATGGCCACACCCTGATAATGCTCCACCACGCTTTGCAGAGCAGAAACGTCAAGGCCGAGCAGAAGAAGGGCATCGAGGACATCCACAGAATCTTTCCGAACCTTGACAAGGAGGGCGAGATACTGCTCGTTCAGACCTACCTCGGCGGGAACCCCGTGAACCGCGTAGCGAGTGGCCAGCTCGTCGAAGACTTCCCTATAAGAGATATTTACGTCGTCGGTGACGCCTACAAGATGCCAGGTGGAATAGAGGTTGACGGCATAGCCCTAGGGGTCATGAGGACGCTCGAAAAGCTCGGCCTCGAAAGCTTCTCCGAGTGGTATCTGTGAGCTTTCTTTCATTTTGTAAACATTTCCTAGAAAGTTCCGAAGCTTTTTCTAATGCACAAGGCTGAAGACTAAGGAACGCTTTTATTCCTTGAGACAAAGTTATGCATGGAGGTGAGGCCTATGAAGAGGGTAGTTATAGCTCTCGGCGGGAACGCGATTCTTCAGCGAGGTCAAAAGGGCACTTACGAGGAACAGATGACGAACGTCATGAAGACCGCAAAGCAAATCGTCGATATAATCCTCGATGGCGATTATGAGGTTGTAATCACCCATGGAAACGGCCCCCAGATTGGTGCCCTTCTCCTCCATATGGATGCTGGACAGCAGATTCACGGTATCCCAGCCCAGCCCATGGACGTTGCCGGAGCGATGACTCAGGGCCAGATAGGATACATGATCCAGCAGGCGATAAGAAACGAGCTAAAGAGGAGGGGCGTGGAGAGGCCCGTCGCCACCATAGTCACCCAGACGCTCGTTGACAAAAACGACCCGGCTTTCCAGAACCCGAGCAAGCCAGTCGGTCCGTTCTACGATGAGGAGACGGCAAAGAGGCTTGCAAAGGAGAAGGGCTGGACGGTCATCGAAGATTCCGGAAGGGGCTGGAGGCGCGTTGTGCCGAGTCCGGACCCGATAGGTCACGTCGAGACCCCTGTGATTCAGGATCTAGTTGAGAAGGGATTCATAGTCATAGCCAGCGGCGGCGGTGGCGTTCCCGTTATCGAGGAGGATGGAATGCTCAAGGGAGTTGAGGCCGTCATAGACAAAGACCTTGCCGGAGAGAAGCTCGCAGAAGAGGTAAACGCCGACATCTTCATGATTCTAACCGACGTGAACGGTGCGGCGATAAACTACGGAAAGCCCGACGAGAAGTGGCTCGGAAGAGTTACCGTCGAAGAGCTCAAGCGCTACTATAATGAGGGCCACTTCAAGAAGGGCAGCATGGGGCCAAAGGTTCTCGCCGCTATACGCTTCGTCGAGTGGGGCGGCGAGAGGGCGGTTATAGCCGCGCTGGATAAGGCCGTG of the Thermococcus onnurineus NA1 genome contains:
- a CDS encoding phytoene desaturase family protein — its product is MRAVVIGSGIGGLLTASFLAKNGYEVTLLEKAPYIGGRCTNLNYKGFGLSTGAFHMIPHGEDGPLAHLLKLLGADVQIVNSNPKGMIFYEGRTFSYRDGWKYLSLTEKAKATKLLLDIKRGKLPHREEAEMSGREWIRERVGDNEFVDLFIKSFLGWADSVLDVPAIELAKEIKAALRWGGPGLVKGGCKSIPEALSAIIRMNGGRILTKKKAIEVDHEAKKVITADNEELTYDVLISNVGIKETVSLIGRDAFDKDYLKRVDSLKPSEGIKYNVALKGETRIGNTVVFTLDTERINGYNEPSSINPELAKDGHTLIMLHHALQSRNVKAEQKKGIEDIHRIFPNLDKEGEILLVQTYLGGNPVNRVASGQLVEDFPIRDIYVVGDAYKMPGGIEVDGIALGVMRTLEKLGLESFSEWYL
- the fbp gene encoding fructose-1,6-bisphosphate aldolase/phosphatase is translated as MAIGEKITISVIKADIGGWPGHSRVHPQLIEAAEEVLAKAKEEGTIIDFYVAYAGDDLQLIMTHKKGVDSPDIHGLAWKAFEEATEIAKEFGLYGAGQDLLKDAFSGNIRGMGPGIAEMEITLRKSEPIVTFHMDKTEPGAFNLPIFRMFADPFNTAGLVIDPNMHMGFRFEVWDIKEHKRVILNTPEEIYDLLALIGAKSRYVIKRVYPKEGHKISKDEPVAVISTEKLYEIAGEYVGKDDPVAIVRAQSGLPALGEVLEPFAFPHLVSGWMRGSHNGPIMPVPMHQANPTRFDGPPRVVALGWQISPEGKLVGPVDLFDDPAFDYARQKALEITEYIRRHGPFEPHRLPLEDMEYTTLPGVLKKLEERFEDIE
- a CDS encoding prenyltransferase/squalene oxidase repeat-containing protein; protein product: MSVAAIVALTKVPHTEKPTAQGVISPSWGNWTVRRLELAQDPVTGGWDGDVSFTILPTLYATYHGVLTLALLNLSPAHPQKTREFLKDYEGEIYNRQDYFSVVDVYYLLTLLKEFNLSLGSRETIENFILEDMKKSNETFLHAKSLILLNSPLAKNVSMSLWLSLKPEHSLNFVWNFLQLRELLVMSGYSPAEIPNYTRMHELARTVFDDASREVNNLGFYDLHTLARFMKEENIKNETLRREILADISKYKCSDGSYSDTNGAKRGYIDTTHWAVEAITYLGGEVGTDTVRYLRSLESPLGGFIEIPYSIIPNPLDTAFSVMTLGLLNSTVPREEKVKDYLLSELSDEDKPSAIWAEYRALRVLGVPNENLKKIVKPRLQNFITNLNLSAVYHNHYLLKDVYYLLVTSRELGIEIDESWKETVTSFVLDLRDDDGGFGSKISKIKIVRLETTLYSVLILNELGYGYRDGKTVKFIESNRNGALWWSLPITRYALLALNSMGAKVEGKEEIVKALERRKCPYGFFSYAPYENPKQGDPIATFLALDILRLLGYS
- the arcC gene encoding carbamate kinase, with protein sequence MKRVVIALGGNAILQRGQKGTYEEQMTNVMKTAKQIVDIILDGDYEVVITHGNGPQIGALLLHMDAGQQIHGIPAQPMDVAGAMTQGQIGYMIQQAIRNELKRRGVERPVATIVTQTLVDKNDPAFQNPSKPVGPFYDEETAKRLAKEKGWTVIEDSGRGWRRVVPSPDPIGHVETPVIQDLVEKGFIVIASGGGGVPVIEEDGMLKGVEAVIDKDLAGEKLAEEVNADIFMILTDVNGAAINYGKPDEKWLGRVTVEELKRYYNEGHFKKGSMGPKVLAAIRFVEWGGERAVIAALDKAVEALEGKTGTQVIKG
- the gor gene encoding glyceraldehyde-3-phosphate:ferredoxin oxidoreductase, producing the protein MKFTVLRLNLSENKVESEELEKEGIYGVIDYGLELHESLRTYGLKPYDPENVVVMGMGPFAGSTLPGSHRLMFFFRSPLYGTLFPSAMGGAAYAFKNVGVDFVTFEGKAEKPVVVLLYNDGKNVKVELHEIEIDKVIEIWRGYNEEEGVYALTQYLIDTFGERFQDMEYRIAVVGPAALNTNYGAIFSQALRNGKRLVGSEDWAARGGSGSVLLRAHNVVGIIFGGKPKKKAFPEEDISNFKTAKTIVEGVHKKPYNEIIGEKTTKYRFNPKLNTGGTFGGNYPAEGDFVPILNWQMPYIPKEERIRIHENIMKHYWEPFNEEAIKPKNWTTCGEPCPVVCKKHRRGHHVEYEPYEANGPLSGSISLRASDISVHAVDAMGFDAIEFGGTAAWVLELVHRGLLKPEEVGLSGKPEFTKEALLERPVEASEVNAKLVAELAHRVAFAENELARIIGFGKRKASKILDEKFKDRLKYGESFRDYAVFTPLGEDGEMTPTMYWAIGNYIPLPIQGRYWTFYQFGVFLEPEELANKIIASALWEFWYDNVGWCRFHRGWMKPVLKALFMDAYGENVNMEEHAKKQIKRLIEFAKKAGYIPVFWDSMRVIDLVAAGSEEFGNEKWAKKFKIDKVGTAKEYLEKVLNAYSEMLGVEWRL